The following proteins are encoded in a genomic region of Lachnospiraceae bacterium KM106-2:
- a CDS encoding maltose/maltodextrin ABC transporter, substrate binding periplasmic protein MalE has translation MKKKIILGLSMLLMLCSLSLVGCGKKSSKDKVVIWSNMEVESDLIVKYGKMWSKKTGHEIQIVHETPDLQQFVQATNSSSGPDAVVGISNDQLADYVTAGRVAEVPNDLYKDEEYADAAVQACYVNGKRYAAPLAVETVTLFYNTDKIKEAPKTWDELLKVGEKQGGIQFDATSIYYDLGFVRAYDSYIFPYADGKYDIKKLGLGNEGAVKAYQFIEALATKYKFISSNVTSDIAKSNFQNGKTAFYIGGPWDIDGLKKAGTHFAVAKMPTLNNKKFVTPVGTQVSFVSSKSKKQKLAWDFILYLMDHGALDMYQVGSRIPAKLEFQQNEKIKADPISAVFIEQIADGEPMPTVSELGQVWTPYQNNMKALLNKKIDATQAAANIEKQITEGIGLMKSGK, from the coding sequence ATGAAGAAAAAAATAATCTTAGGATTATCGATGTTGCTTATGCTATGTTCGTTATCGCTAGTGGGGTGTGGTAAAAAGTCGAGCAAAGATAAAGTTGTTATTTGGTCCAATATGGAAGTGGAATCAGATCTGATTGTAAAGTATGGGAAGATGTGGAGTAAAAAGACAGGACATGAAATACAGATCGTCCATGAGACTCCGGATTTACAGCAATTTGTGCAAGCAACCAATAGCAGCAGCGGTCCAGATGCAGTAGTCGGCATTTCAAATGATCAATTAGCTGATTATGTGACAGCTGGGAGAGTTGCAGAGGTTCCAAATGATCTCTATAAAGATGAGGAATATGCAGATGCTGCAGTTCAGGCATGTTATGTCAATGGAAAACGGTATGCTGCTCCGCTGGCGGTTGAAACAGTTACCTTGTTTTACAATACCGATAAGATAAAAGAAGCACCAAAGACATGGGACGAATTACTAAAGGTGGGAGAGAAGCAAGGTGGTATTCAGTTTGATGCAACAAGCATTTATTATGATTTAGGATTTGTACGAGCATATGATAGCTATATCTTCCCATATGCAGATGGCAAGTATGATATTAAGAAATTGGGACTTGGAAATGAAGGGGCAGTGAAAGCTTACCAGTTTATTGAAGCGTTAGCGACAAAATATAAATTCATTTCGTCTAATGTTACCAGTGATATTGCTAAGAGTAATTTCCAGAATGGGAAGACTGCTTTTTATATCGGAGGACCTTGGGATATCGATGGTTTAAAGAAAGCAGGAACCCATTTTGCGGTTGCTAAGATGCCAACCTTGAATAATAAAAAGTTCGTAACACCGGTTGGAACGCAAGTTAGCTTTGTAAGTAGTAAATCTAAGAAACAGAAACTTGCCTGGGATTTCATTTTGTATTTAATGGATCATGGTGCTTTAGATATGTATCAGGTTGGTAGTCGTATTCCTGCGAAATTAGAATTTCAACAAAATGAGAAGATAAAAGCAGATCCGATATCAGCAGTCTTTATTGAACAGATCGCAGACGGCGAACCGATGCCAACGGTATCTGAATTAGGTCAAGTTTGGACGCCATACCAAAATAATATGAAGGCATTGTTGAATAAGAAGATCGATGCTACGCAAGCAGCAGCTAATATCGAGAAACAGATCACAGAAGGTATTGGTTTGATGAAATCAGGAAAGTAG
- a CDS encoding arabinogalactan endo-1,4-beta-galactosidase, giving the protein MNFINGVDVSMLHEIEDAGAVYSHHGVKKDIFEILKETNVNAVRLRLWHNPYSPEGIPYGGGTNDLASTIEIGKRIMKYQLDFILDIHYSDFWTDPKKQNKPKAWQELHGEALEKEVYEYTYQTLVRLQENGIRVKYIQIGNEITKGFLWPDGHVENLEQMARLLKRGLDAATDFDPEIQKIIHLDYGTDNQLYRTWFQSIEEYQLDYDIIGMSYYPYWNGSLEALLYNMNDISKTFGKKVLVAETAIGYSTSSFGMKGMIYSEELAKNVPYQPSQRGQMEYMRDLIQTIKSVQDGQGIGFLYWEPEWLPIAKCTWASEEGCKYNNDTGVLGNSWANQALFDESGETNLVFQIFE; this is encoded by the coding sequence ATGAACTTTATAAATGGTGTAGATGTCTCGATGCTACATGAAATTGAAGATGCTGGGGCAGTATACTCTCATCATGGGGTGAAGAAAGATATCTTTGAAATTTTGAAAGAAACAAATGTCAATGCGGTTCGTTTGAGACTATGGCATAACCCATATAGCCCAGAAGGAATTCCTTATGGAGGGGGGACCAATGATCTGGCGAGCACAATTGAAATCGGAAAACGGATTATGAAATACCAATTGGATTTTATCCTAGATATCCATTACAGCGATTTCTGGACAGATCCTAAGAAACAAAACAAGCCGAAGGCTTGGCAAGAACTTCATGGAGAAGCGTTAGAAAAAGAAGTCTATGAATATACATATCAGACATTAGTAAGATTACAAGAAAACGGGATCAGAGTAAAATACATACAGATCGGAAATGAGATTACGAAAGGATTCCTGTGGCCGGATGGACATGTGGAGAATTTAGAGCAAATGGCTAGGTTGTTAAAAAGAGGGTTAGATGCAGCAACCGACTTTGATCCAGAAATCCAAAAGATCATTCATCTAGACTATGGTACAGATAATCAACTGTATCGAACTTGGTTTCAGTCAATTGAAGAATACCAATTAGACTACGATATTATTGGAATGTCATACTATCCTTATTGGAATGGGTCGCTAGAAGCATTATTATATAATATGAATGATATCAGCAAAACATTTGGGAAGAAGGTGTTAGTGGCAGAAACAGCAATTGGCTATTCTACAAGTTCCTTTGGAATGAAAGGAATGATATATTCAGAGGAATTGGCAAAGAATGTCCCTTATCAACCATCTCAGCGTGGGCAGATGGAGTATATGAGGGATCTGATCCAGACAATTAAGAGTGTTCAAGATGGACAGGGGATTGGCTTCTTATACTGGGAGCCAGAATGGCTTCCAATTGCAAAATGTACTTGGGCTTCAGAAGAAGGCTGTAAGTATAATAATGATACAGGAGTTCTAGGTAATTCCTGGGCAAATCAAGCATTATTTGATGAAAGTGGGGAAACAAATCTAGTATTTCAGATTTTTGAGTAA
- a CDS encoding arabinogalactan endo-1,4-beta-galactosidase, giving the protein MKKGITKAICLVTVLCLALAGCSKKETKTATTKVKSNYVVNGDFEKKKTLDPWKVQKAKGNEVDWYDRKSDATSGQGSLHFFSEQDVSFKAEQTVKELPKGSYELSCKIQGDGANHPDIYIYAEIDGKTYKEKTTINGYKKWNEPKLTKLVVNGGTAKIGISVANGPGGWGTIDDFTLKKLK; this is encoded by the coding sequence ATGAAAAAAGGGATAACGAAAGCAATCTGTCTTGTTACGGTGCTTTGCCTAGCATTAGCAGGTTGTTCTAAGAAAGAAACAAAGACAGCAACAACAAAGGTAAAAAGTAATTATGTTGTAAATGGAGATTTTGAAAAGAAGAAAACATTAGATCCATGGAAGGTTCAAAAAGCGAAAGGAAATGAGGTTGACTGGTATGATAGAAAATCGGATGCGACTTCTGGGCAAGGATCCTTACATTTCTTTTCAGAGCAAGACGTATCGTTTAAGGCAGAGCAGACCGTAAAAGAGTTGCCAAAGGGTTCTTATGAATTATCATGTAAGATTCAAGGTGATGGAGCTAATCATCCTGATATCTATATCTATGCTGAAATTGATGGGAAAACATACAAGGAAAAGACGACGATCAATGGTTATAAGAAGTGGAATGAACCAAAGTTAACGAAGTTAGTTGTAAATGGCGGAACCGCTAAGATCGGGATTTCAGTAGCAAATGGCCCAGGAGGATGGGGAACGATTGATGATTTTACTTTAAAGAAACTGAAGTAG